One genomic segment of Lampris incognitus isolate fLamInc1 chromosome 2, fLamInc1.hap2, whole genome shotgun sequence includes these proteins:
- the LOC130131387 gene encoding uncharacterized protein LOC130131387, with the protein MRDAASIMLNWDTSSQLPSKERRHTRARGTEQDVSLSKGIPGLTPTLWTLNLSPPPLSDDMDGRLFEETVPVSLAPLKIPEKDIVLPSHSSAPSPVRNTDQEADFPDLSGVPSCYWALKEVFNKSKAKSLRPHRPYDCAIDLLPGTTPPKERLYSVSGPETQAIRNYIDLALEAWIVLPSSSSAGAGFLFVGRQDPALTTRVSTTSQLTGFIVSEGEVKMFRAVPEWPTPGSRKEAETAFRRLKTAFTTTSFSLSLIRDSSQWWRLTLQIWESEPSSLSYHNNQKEDRRWSLSCKSLPNTQKCYWSNFVNGFDKNVDFSCRQNYVVAGVYSYHSNSHEDRRWRFYCCTAPQFETSDCQETTWMNYWDEYFNWYVPGANYLTGLKSYHRNDKEDRRWRYTYCRGERRDTRSSTNFDVMSKILNANKVLSRGYTEGDIAVPRTRNARICNTCRWPKSSKVVEIPYTISSSFSSSHKSIIGRAMKTFSSSTCIRFIPRCSQTNYISIVSKNGCSSHVGRTGGSQELSLSTRGCVYHGIIQHELIHALGFWHEQSRSDRDRYVRINWENIQNGRKHNFNRYTTNNLNTQYDYSSVMHYGKTAFSKNGKDTITPLRSNVRIGQRDGMSKIDILKINKLYNCSMYIGSQTKH; encoded by the exons TCAGCCTGTCCAAGGGGATTCCGGGGCTGACGCCAACTTTATGGACATTGAACCTGTCTCCTCCGCCTCTATCTGATGATATGGACGGCAGATTATTT GAAGAGACTGTTCCTGTTTCTCTGGCTCCTCTGAAAATTCCCGAGAAAGACATTGTTCTCCCCAGCCACTCTTCAGCTCCATCTCCTGTTCGAAATACTGATCAAGAGGCTGATTTCCCTGATCTTTCCGGCGTTCCTTCATGCTATTGGGCTTTAAAGGAGGTCTTCAACAAGTCTAAGGCCAAGTCTCTACGTCCGCATCGACCTTATGACTGTGCCATAGATCTTCTGCCTGGCACCACCCCTCCCAAGGAACGACTGTACTCTGTCTCTGGTCCAGAGACACAGGCCATAAGAAATTATATTGACTTGGCGCTGGAAGCTTGGATTGTCTTGCCCTCCTCCTCGTCAGCAGGGGCTGGTTTCTTGTTCGTGGGAAGAcaagaccctgcattgactaccaGGGTCTCAACGACATCACAATTAACAG GGTTCATTGTGTCTGAGGGGGAGGTGAAAATGTTTCGTGCGGTTCCGGAGTGGCCTACTCCTGGATCAAGAAAGGAG GCTGAGACCGCCTTTCGGAGACTTAAGACGGCGTTCACCACCACCTCGTTCTCACTCTCCCTGATCCGGGACTCTAGTCAATGGTGGAGGCTGACTCTTCAGATCTGGGAGTCGGAGCCATCCTCTCTGAG CTACCACAACAACCAAAAAGAAGATCGCCGCTGGAGCCTCTCATGCAAGTCCTTACCAAATACCCAAAAGTGCTACTGGTCAAACTTTGTTAACGGGTTTGACAAAAATGTTGACTTTTCTTGCCGACAAAATTATGTGGTTGCTGGCGTCTACAGCTACCACTCCAACTCTCATGAAGACAGGCG GTGGAGGTTTTACTGCTGTACGGCCCCACAGTTTGAAACATCTGACTGCCAGGAAACGACGTGGATGAACTACTGGGATGAATATTTCAACTGGTATGTCCCCGGAGCCAACTACCTGACAGGCTTAAAAAGCTACCACAGGAATGACAAGGA AGATCGACGCTGGCGTTACACCTACtgcagaggagagagaagag ACACCAGGTCATCAACCAACTTTGACGTAATGTCAAAAATTCTCAACGCAAACAAAGTTCTAAGCAGGGGTTACACTGAGGGTGACATAGCTGTCCCAAGGACTCGAAATGCCAGGATTTGTAATACCTGCAGATGGCCAAAATCCTCCAAGGTGGTTGAGATTCCATACACCATCAGCAGTTCCTTCAGCAGTTCCCACAAGTCAATCATTGGGAGAGCCATGAAGACATTCTCCAGTAGCACCTGTATTCGTTTCATTCCTCGATGCTCCCAGACCAACTATATCAGCATTGTAAGCAAAAATGGGTGTTCGTCTCATGTGGGACGAACTGGAGGAAGTCAAGAATTATCTCTTAGCACACGTGGATGTGTTTACCATGGTATCATTCAGCATGAGCTCATTCATGCACTGGGCTTCTGGCATGAGCAAAGTAGGAGTGACAGGGACCGTTATGTCAGGATCAACTGGGAAAATATCCAGAATGGTAGGAAACATAACTTCAATCGTtacaccaccaacaacctaaatacTCAGTATGACTACTCTTCAGTTATGCATTATGGAAAAACTGCCTTCTCAAAGAATGGAAAGGATACCATCACTCCTCTTCGTTCAAATGTGAGGATAGGCCAGAGGGACGGCATGTCAAAAATTGACATTCTGAAGATCAACAAACTTTACAACTGCAGTATGTATATTGGC TCTCAGACAAAACATTGA